The Porphyrobacter sp. LM 6 sequence GAACCGCATCCTGCTGGAAAACTACTTCTTGCCCGGTGACCTCGAGGCCCAGATCGAGGCGTTCGTCGAGCACTACAACCACCAGCGCTACCACGAGAGCCTCAACAATGTGACGCCCGCCGATGCTTACTTCGGCAGGGCACCGGCCATCATCAAACAGCGTGAAAGGATCAAACGACAGACCATCGAATATCGGCGCTTGCAACACCGCAAGTTCGCCGCCTAAAACCCAACCCCAGACGAGGCCCGCACTCCGCTAATCTACGCCACCATCTGCGCCAAATGTTCTGACGACGGACATCTCACGCCGTCGACTAGCATCAACTGGCTTCTCTTAGTTGGAGCAATCGCATTTGGGCTAGGCGCACTGATCAACGACACTTGTCTTCTCGGGTCATTGGCACGCTTGGGCGATGGGGAGATAAGGCTTATAGCGCTGCCGCTTGGCTTGGCTTTCGGTATATGGGCGGCCGATCAAACAAGGTTCGGCTATGAGGCGTCATGGCCAAGCCTCACTGCTACTCCCACTCTGTTGGGCCTTGCGACGCTTGCCGGTCTTTTGTTGGTGCTTATGCTGTCGATCGTGTTCGTCTGTATAAAGCGCGTTGCGCGCAAGAGGCCGGCGTGGCCCTTCGCCGCGTCGATGATCGGCCTCGGCGTAACTGGCGGTCTATTGTACGCACTGTCACCAGCGTGGACCTTCGCTGACTTGATTCAACGCGGGCTTCCTCTCCGCATGTCACCATCAGGCGAGGTCACGCTTGTTACGGTGATCTCATCGGTCGCGGGTGCTCTCACGGCTTCCTTTCGGCAGGGCAATCTGCGTCTTCAACTGCCCACTGGCTATGGCATAATTCGATCGATCGTCGGTGGCGCTCTCATGGGTGTCGGTATAGCTCTCATACCCGGCGGGAACGACGCAATGATCTTGGCGGCTGTTCCTACGCTCTCTCCTGGCGGAATAGTCGCCTACCTTCTGATGACGCTGACCATCGTCATCGGCTTTGCCGCGCGGAACGCGCTGCCCGGCCGGCGCGCTCCCGCACTGTAGAGCCGCGAAAGCACTTCAAAATGGATG is a genomic window containing:
- a CDS encoding YeeE/YedE thiosulfate transporter family protein → MNDTCLLGSLARLGDGEIRLIALPLGLAFGIWAADQTRFGYEASWPSLTATPTLLGLATLAGLLLVLMLSIVFVCIKRVARKRPAWPFAASMIGLGVTGGLLYALSPAWTFADLIQRGLPLRMSPSGEVTLVTVISSVAGALTASFRQGNLRLQLPTGYGIIRSIVGGALMGVGIALIPGGNDAMILAAVPTLSPGGIVAYLLMTLTIVIGFAARNALPGRRAPAL